One genomic segment of uncultured Desulfobacter sp. includes these proteins:
- the mrcB gene encoding penicillin-binding protein 1B, producing the protein MKLLRRLIIFLFLCACMAFGGYAYLINHQVAERFKERLWDVPAKVYARPMTLYPGLQLSAKALGQELELLGYRNVETQEQLTVPGTYTRYHGRFVLNCRPFDFGSQHRPLRRTELTISGGRITRLKTGERNVDMEQLDPVLIGQFYPSSMEDRILLSTEDIPALLKKTIVAVEDKNFYSHYGIDFKSIFRAIVVNLRQGRFTQGASTLTQQLAKNFFLSPEKTLKRKLSEAFVAAAIERQFTKEEILEAYINEVYLGQDGARAIHGFGLGAQFYFGKSLELLSPGETALLVGMLKGPSVYNPRVNPDRAMARRNTVLGLMADQGLLSSAQLTKSLGRPLGVIPVPRQWRFPFYLDLVKRRLLKEYREKDLKNMGLRIFTPLDPLVQLAAEKGVADFMAGRNSKLEAGVVVAAGATNEIQALVGGKQPTYKGFNRALDAMRPIGSLVKPVVYLSALERPENYTLVTRINDGPVSLKSGGRLWKPMNFDKKFHGELLLYQALVHSYNTATVRLGMDLGLETVFATMAQLGFKPAAPFVPAMLLGSFEMTPVQVAQVYHTLASGGFYTPSRVINAVYTPDGETLQRYPLRIAQHLDPGAVFLVDKTLQAVVRQGTGKSLSRWLSPDLGIAGKTGTTNDLRDTWFAGFSGNRLAVVWVGRDDNKSTGLTGASGAMQVFGRIMGQIPNTPLVLTPPENIEWAVINPETGLRTNNNASQALAVPFIRGSAPAVPDPAAGVEPSTPVAPGPGKQPVQKKKPRYLIDWLKDVFK; encoded by the coding sequence ATGAAACTATTAAGACGGTTGATCATTTTTTTATTTTTATGTGCCTGCATGGCCTTTGGGGGCTATGCTTATTTGATCAACCATCAGGTGGCCGAACGCTTTAAGGAACGGTTGTGGGATGTGCCGGCCAAAGTATATGCACGCCCCATGACTCTTTATCCGGGGTTGCAGCTGTCCGCCAAAGCCCTTGGGCAGGAACTGGAGTTGCTGGGATACCGCAACGTCGAAACCCAGGAACAGCTGACTGTGCCGGGTACTTACACCCGGTACCATGGTCGGTTTGTTCTCAATTGCCGGCCCTTTGATTTTGGTTCACAGCACCGCCCCCTGCGCCGCACAGAGCTGACCATATCCGGCGGCCGCATCACCCGGCTTAAAACCGGGGAGCGCAATGTTGATATGGAACAGCTGGACCCGGTGCTTATCGGGCAATTCTATCCCTCTTCCATGGAAGACCGTATCCTTCTAAGCACTGAAGATATTCCAGCATTACTTAAAAAGACCATTGTTGCCGTGGAGGATAAAAACTTTTATTCCCATTACGGCATTGATTTTAAATCCATTTTCCGGGCCATCGTGGTCAATCTTCGCCAGGGTCGGTTTACCCAGGGCGCCAGTACCCTGACCCAGCAACTGGCAAAAAATTTTTTCCTTTCCCCTGAAAAAACGCTCAAACGAAAGCTCAGCGAAGCTTTTGTCGCGGCAGCCATTGAGCGCCAATTCACTAAGGAGGAAATTCTTGAAGCCTATATTAACGAAGTTTATTTAGGGCAGGACGGCGCCAGGGCCATACACGGGTTTGGATTAGGGGCTCAGTTTTACTTCGGCAAGTCTTTGGAGCTGCTTTCCCCAGGGGAAACGGCTCTTCTGGTGGGCATGCTTAAAGGGCCGTCCGTCTACAACCCAAGGGTTAATCCGGACCGGGCCATGGCCCGGCGGAACACTGTACTTGGCCTTATGGCAGACCAGGGTTTGCTTTCATCCGCCCAGCTGACAAAATCACTTGGCCGTCCCCTTGGGGTTATTCCGGTACCCCGGCAATGGCGGTTTCCATTTTACCTGGATTTGGTTAAGCGCAGACTGCTTAAAGAATACCGTGAAAAAGATTTAAAAAACATGGGACTGCGGATTTTTACCCCTTTAGATCCTTTGGTGCAGTTGGCTGCGGAAAAGGGGGTGGCGGATTTCATGGCGGGCAGAAATTCAAAGCTTGAGGCCGGTGTGGTGGTTGCGGCCGGCGCCACCAATGAAATTCAGGCTTTGGTGGGGGGGAAACAACCTACATATAAGGGGTTTAACCGCGCCTTGGATGCAATGCGTCCTATCGGCTCTCTGGTCAAGCCTGTGGTCTACCTTTCGGCCCTGGAGCGGCCTGAAAATTATACCCTGGTCACTCGGATCAATGACGGGCCTGTGTCATTGAAAAGTGGCGGCCGTCTTTGGAAACCCATGAATTTTGACAAAAAATTCCATGGAGAACTGCTCTTGTACCAGGCCTTGGTTCACTCCTACAATACGGCCACGGTAAGACTTGGCATGGATCTTGGTTTGGAAACTGTTTTTGCAACCATGGCGCAGTTGGGATTTAAACCCGCTGCCCCGTTTGTGCCTGCAATGCTTCTGGGCAGTTTTGAGATGACCCCGGTTCAGGTTGCTCAGGTTTACCACACCCTGGCCTCGGGGGGATTCTACACCCCGTCACGGGTAATAAACGCCGTTTATACCCCTGACGGGGAAACGCTTCAGCGTTATCCTTTACGCATTGCACAACACCTGGATCCGGGTGCTGTATTTCTGGTGGACAAAACACTCCAGGCTGTGGTCCGCCAAGGTACCGGGAAGTCTTTGTCCAGGTGGCTTTCTCCGGATTTAGGCATTGCCGGAAAGACCGGTACCACCAATGATCTGCGGGATACCTGGTTTGCTGGATTTTCCGGAAATCGTCTGGCCGTGGTCTGGGTGGGCAGGGATGACAATAAGTCCACAGGGCTCACCGGGGCTTCCGGTGCCATGCAGGTTTTTGGCCGGATCATGGGCCAGATCCCCAATACGCCCCTGGTCCTGACACCACCGGAAAATATTGAGTGGGCAGTGATCAATCCCGAGACCGGGCTTCGTACAAATAACAATGCTTCACAAGCCCTTGCCGTGCCTTTTATCCGCGGGTCAGCCCCTGCTGTTCCCGATCCTGCTGCTGGAGTTGAACCGTCAACTCCGGTAGCCCCCGGACCTGGCAAGCAACCGGTGCAGAAAAAAAAGCCGCGATATCTCATTGACTGGCTTAAGGACGTATTCAAATGA
- a CDS encoding iron ABC transporter permease: MAPGMDGKPVAVKTRIYTHPYVLAGLVPLVFFLVFYFYPLAGIFLRSFVPDFPAHRHIDLSFLNQVFGSQRLHHIIWFTFWQAAVSTGLTLAFAFPCAFVMSHYQFKGKKFLTLSASIPFVLPAVVVAAALDASFGRNGWLGVLNIRHPLVLIFIAHVFYNFSVMLRILTSFWAGLRANVQEAAAMLGAGPFQTFIHITLPLLMPAVWAASFLVFIFCFSSFGIILILGGPAYSTIEAEIYRQAAHMFNLPVASFLSLIQIGFTLVLMGLYTAFSRKAVRFAPKGNHTNFKQPKKFWEKAAVTGNAGFMLLLCLFPLAALAGKSLVHDGQLSLIYYRAIFDNPANSIFHVPPFTAIKFSFIFAGTALGIALVTGLCAALCLNHLDRTKAKGLAAFFDPLFMLPLSTSAVTLGFGIIITLDRPPLNLRTSALLVPLVHALVGFPFVLRAVLPALKNIPNNIRETAAMLGASPVKIFRCIDLPLISGALTAGAVFAFTISMGEFGATIFTASPRTPTIPIAIYRFLGQPGAMNYGQAMAISTLLMAVTAAGFILIEKISLKGIQQF, translated from the coding sequence ATGGCTCCGGGAATGGACGGAAAACCTGTTGCGGTGAAAACAAGGATTTATACGCACCCCTATGTGCTGGCGGGGCTGGTTCCCCTTGTATTTTTCCTTGTTTTCTATTTTTACCCCCTGGCCGGTATTTTTCTTCGAAGTTTTGTGCCGGACTTCCCTGCACACCGTCACATTGACCTGTCCTTTTTGAATCAGGTTTTCGGATCACAACGCCTTCATCACATCATTTGGTTTACCTTCTGGCAGGCTGCCGTATCCACAGGCCTGACCCTGGCCTTTGCCTTTCCGTGTGCCTTTGTCATGTCCCATTACCAATTTAAAGGTAAAAAATTTTTAACCCTGTCTGCCTCAATCCCCTTTGTCCTGCCTGCGGTGGTGGTGGCTGCCGCCCTTGACGCAAGTTTCGGCAGGAACGGATGGCTTGGCGTGTTAAATATACGCCATCCTTTGGTTTTGATTTTCATAGCCCATGTATTTTACAATTTTTCGGTCATGCTTAGAATTTTGACCAGCTTCTGGGCAGGGTTGCGGGCAAATGTCCAAGAGGCCGCCGCCATGCTCGGCGCAGGGCCGTTTCAGACATTTATTCATATTACCCTGCCCCTTCTCATGCCCGCGGTATGGGCGGCATCCTTTCTGGTGTTCATCTTCTGTTTTTCAAGCTTTGGCATTATTCTGATCCTTGGGGGCCCTGCCTATTCCACCATAGAGGCAGAAATTTACCGCCAGGCCGCCCATATGTTCAACCTGCCGGTGGCATCTTTTCTCTCCCTGATTCAAATCGGGTTTACCCTGGTGCTCATGGGCCTTTACACCGCCTTTTCCCGAAAAGCGGTCCGATTTGCGCCCAAAGGCAATCATACCAATTTTAAACAGCCAAAAAAATTCTGGGAAAAAGCCGCAGTGACGGGAAATGCCGGTTTTATGCTCCTGTTATGCCTTTTCCCCTTAGCGGCGCTTGCAGGCAAGTCCCTGGTCCATGACGGTCAATTGTCCCTAATTTATTACCGCGCCATTTTTGACAATCCTGCCAATTCCATCTTCCATGTTCCGCCTTTTACCGCGATTAAATTCTCCTTTATCTTTGCGGGAACAGCCCTTGGTATCGCCCTTGTGACCGGTCTGTGTGCAGCCCTTTGCCTGAATCACCTGGACCGTACAAAAGCAAAGGGACTTGCGGCCTTTTTTGACCCGTTGTTTATGCTGCCCCTGTCCACGTCGGCGGTAACCCTGGGATTCGGCATTATCATCACCTTGGACCGGCCACCGCTTAACCTGCGTACGTCGGCGCTGCTTGTTCCCTTGGTCCATGCCCTGGTGGGATTTCCCTTTGTACTTCGGGCGGTGCTGCCTGCCCTGAAAAACATTCCCAATAACATCAGGGAGACGGCCGCCATGTTAGGGGCATCCCCGGTAAAAATATTCAGATGCATTGATCTGCCGCTGATATCCGGTGCGCTGACGGCAGGTGCCGTGTTTGCCTTTACCATCAGCATGGGAGAATTCGGCGCCACCATTTTTACGGCAAGTCCGCGTACGCCCACAATCCCTATAGCCATTTACCGATTTTTAGGCCAGCCGGGTGCCATGAATTACGGCCAGGCTATGGCCATTTCCACCCTTCTCATGGCCGTCACCGCAGCCGGGTTTATTCTCATTGAAAAAATCAGTCTAAAAGGAATACAGCAATTTTAA
- a CDS encoding ABC transporter ATP-binding protein, with protein MENELIIHNVSKTSTTGSYILNNINLALPRGSRLSVLGPSGCGKTTLLRMIAGLDTPNSGDILFNGVSILNLPPHKRNFGMMFQDYALFPHLNVFANIAFGLKMKGMPRREQVPIVAKMLTLTNLEGFENRTVDELSGGERQRVALARTLAPNPRLLMLDEPLSALDRVLRKHLLNQLTQIFSRLHITTIFVTHDHEEAFAAGSQIILMNEGCIVQQGSPGNLIHHPVNDWVKSFMA; from the coding sequence ATGGAAAATGAGCTCATCATACACAACGTAAGCAAAACCAGTACAACAGGCAGCTATATTCTAAACAATATTAACCTTGCGCTGCCCCGGGGCAGCCGGTTGTCTGTGCTTGGGCCTTCGGGTTGTGGGAAAACCACACTGTTACGTATGATTGCAGGGCTTGATACGCCGAACTCAGGTGATATCCTGTTCAACGGCGTGTCCATCCTGAATCTGCCCCCGCACAAACGCAATTTCGGCATGATGTTCCAGGACTATGCCCTGTTTCCCCACCTGAATGTCTTTGCCAACATTGCCTTTGGCCTGAAAATGAAGGGCATGCCCAGACGGGAACAGGTCCCAATTGTGGCAAAAATGCTAACGCTGACCAATCTTGAAGGGTTTGAAAATAGAACGGTAGATGAGCTGTCCGGGGGCGAACGCCAGCGAGTTGCTCTGGCAAGGACCCTTGCGCCGAACCCCAGGCTGCTCATGCTGGACGAGCCCTTAAGCGCACTGGACCGGGTCTTGCGAAAACATTTGTTAAATCAACTCACACAGATTTTCTCCCGCCTGCACATCACCACGATCTTTGTCACCCATGACCACGAAGAAGCCTTTGCCGCCGGGTCACAGATCATCCTGATGAACGAGGGCTGCATTGTCCAGCAAGGCAGCCCAGGCAATCTTATTCATCATCCGGTCAACGACTGGGTCAAATCGTTCATGGCCTGA
- a CDS encoding cupin domain-containing protein, whose product MDTGKVNQRILSFMEKRDMDITALSEAAGLDPQFIKTMLEEDAYPPLGPLMKIARALGVRLGTFLDDQDSSDPYIVRKAERAGGFSVLDGTNKAPALNFYALGKGKSDRHMEPFFVEIMPESAKKKTLSSHEGEEFIVVVSGLVEVIYGNKTYELKPGDSIYYNSVVPHYVSCVGEEKAEIHAVVYIPE is encoded by the coding sequence ATGGATACAGGAAAAGTTAACCAGCGGATTTTATCATTCATGGAGAAACGGGACATGGATATCACGGCATTATCCGAGGCAGCCGGCCTTGATCCCCAATTTATCAAAACCATGCTTGAAGAAGACGCCTACCCCCCCCTGGGTCCTCTAATGAAAATTGCCCGGGCCCTGGGTGTGCGTTTAGGCACCTTTCTGGATGACCAGGACAGCAGTGATCCCTATATTGTCCGCAAGGCTGAACGGGCAGGCGGATTTTCCGTCCTTGACGGTACCAACAAAGCCCCTGCATTAAATTTCTATGCTTTGGGCAAAGGTAAGTCAGACCGGCACATGGAACCGTTTTTTGTTGAAATCATGCCTGAATCCGCAAAGAAAAAAACACTATCTTCCCATGAAGGCGAAGAGTTTATTGTTGTTGTCTCAGGTCTTGTGGAAGTGATTTACGGTAATAAGACCTATGAACTGAAGCCCGGCGATTCCATTTATTACAACTCTGTGGTTCCCCATTATGTCTCCTGTGTCGGAGAAGAAAAGGCTGAAATTCACGCAGTGGTTTATATTCCGGAATAA
- a CDS encoding thiamine ABC transporter substrate-binding protein produces the protein MKPYVAVATVIVCLILTLPMLTGQALCRELTIMTHDSFSMSESVLKNFKKAVGADITILRSGDAGQALNKAILSKNNPMADLFFGVDNTFIGRALENDIFITYTPKGFEYIDTSLLLDDKNRLIPVNFGDVCLNYDIKWFKAKHLAPPADLEDLIRPEYKNLTVVQNPATSSPGLAFLLATISRFGENEYISFWQKLKANGVMVVNGWQEAYWGQFTAASKGNRPIVVSYASSPAAEVFYAEQKPDTAPTGIVIKNKSAFRQIEFAGILKNSTNTDLAKKAMDFFLSTVFQEDIPLQMFVFPASTKANLPDVFLKHAKITDAPASLPPEKINRNRDKWLREWTENLLR, from the coding sequence ATGAAACCATATGTTGCTGTTGCCACTGTCATTGTCTGCTTGATTTTAACCCTGCCCATGCTCACCGGCCAAGCCCTGTGCCGGGAGTTGACCATCATGACCCATGACAGTTTCAGTATGTCGGAATCTGTGCTTAAGAATTTTAAGAAAGCCGTGGGTGCGGACATTACAATTTTACGTTCCGGCGATGCCGGCCAAGCATTAAATAAGGCGATTCTATCTAAAAACAATCCCATGGCGGATCTATTTTTCGGGGTGGACAACACCTTTATCGGGCGCGCCTTGGAAAATGATATATTCATTACCTACACCCCCAAAGGCTTTGAATATATTGACACCTCTCTTTTACTGGATGACAAAAACCGTCTGATACCCGTGAATTTTGGTGATGTCTGCCTTAACTATGACATCAAATGGTTCAAAGCAAAACATCTTGCCCCCCCGGCCGACCTTGAAGATCTGATCCGCCCGGAATACAAAAATCTCACCGTTGTTCAGAACCCGGCCACATCATCCCCGGGTCTTGCCTTTCTTCTGGCCACCATCAGCCGTTTCGGAGAAAATGAATACATCTCTTTCTGGCAGAAACTAAAAGCCAACGGGGTCATGGTGGTAAACGGCTGGCAGGAAGCCTACTGGGGGCAGTTCACGGCCGCCTCAAAAGGAAATCGTCCCATTGTGGTCTCTTACGCCTCAAGCCCTGCGGCAGAAGTCTTTTATGCTGAACAAAAACCGGACACAGCTCCCACCGGTATCGTCATTAAGAATAAATCCGCTTTTCGCCAGATTGAATTTGCCGGCATCTTGAAAAACAGTACCAACACCGATCTTGCAAAAAAGGCCATGGACTTTTTTCTAAGTACAGTATTCCAGGAAGACATCCCTTTGCAGATGTTTGTGTTCCCGGCCAGCACCAAGGCAAATCTGCCGGACGTGTTCTTAAAACATGCAAAAATTACAGATGCGCCTGCGTCTTTGCCCCCAGAAAAGATCAACCGGAACCGGGATAAATGGCTCCGGGAATGGACGGAAAACCTGTTGCGGTGA
- a CDS encoding AMP-binding protein, with protein MDETLPLQSLTLGQILDRTVEKYPDNPAVVYVDRNFRLTYSQFATYVDETAKGLMALGVKKGEKVGIWATNIPYWVVLQFATAKIGAVLLTVNTNYKTAELEYLLTQSECENLFLIDGYQDTDYISTMYELVPELKTCQRGHLKSPQFPHLKRVAFLGPEKHRGMYTIPEIRALSVMTSEEEYQARQDSLDPHDVVNMQYTSGTTGFPKGVMLTHYNIGNNGYWIGANQNFGPDDRVCLPVPLFHCFGCVLGVLAAVNHGTCMVILEGFDPLLIMASVEQEKCTALYGVPTMFIAVLEHALFNKFDFSSLRTGIMAGSNCPIHVMEQVIDKMNMSEITICYGLTEGSPVLTQTRIHDDIRVRVETVGGALPHLEVKIIDIDTGAGLPPGKQGEVCCRGYNVMKGYYNNPEATSEAIDADGWLHSGDLGVMDEAGNLSITGRHKDMIIRGGENIYPREIEEFLYRMDEIRDVQVAAVPSKKYGEEVGAFVILKEGANIEPNDISDFCRGKISRYKIPRYIHFIDHYPMTASGKIQKYKLTEMSEEIWPERR; from the coding sequence ATGGACGAGACTTTGCCATTGCAATCCCTGACTTTAGGCCAAATCCTTGACAGAACAGTTGAAAAATATCCAGACAATCCAGCCGTTGTGTATGTGGACAGAAATTTTCGCCTGACATATAGCCAGTTTGCCACCTATGTAGATGAAACAGCCAAAGGTTTGATGGCCCTGGGCGTTAAGAAAGGGGAAAAAGTAGGAATCTGGGCCACAAATATACCGTACTGGGTTGTTTTGCAGTTTGCCACGGCTAAAATCGGGGCTGTGCTGCTCACTGTGAACACCAACTATAAAACAGCGGAACTTGAATATCTGCTCACCCAATCTGAATGTGAAAATCTCTTTCTCATTGACGGATATCAGGACACGGATTACATATCCACGATGTATGAACTGGTGCCGGAGTTGAAAACCTGTCAACGAGGCCACCTTAAATCCCCCCAATTCCCCCATCTTAAACGGGTGGCCTTCCTTGGCCCTGAAAAACACAGGGGTATGTATACTATCCCCGAAATCCGGGCCCTGTCTGTAATGACTTCCGAAGAGGAATACCAGGCCCGCCAGGACAGCCTGGATCCTCATGATGTGGTGAATATGCAATATACGTCGGGGACCACAGGCTTTCCCAAAGGCGTTATGCTCACCCATTACAATATCGGTAACAACGGTTACTGGATCGGTGCCAACCAGAACTTTGGCCCGGATGACCGGGTCTGCCTTCCCGTGCCCTTGTTCCACTGCTTTGGCTGTGTGCTCGGGGTACTTGCAGCTGTAAATCACGGCACCTGCATGGTGATCCTGGAAGGCTTTGATCCCCTTTTGATCATGGCCTCGGTGGAACAGGAAAAATGCACCGCCCTTTACGGGGTGCCCACCATGTTCATTGCCGTGCTGGAACATGCCCTTTTCAACAAATTTGATTTTTCATCCCTTCGCACGGGTATCATGGCAGGCTCCAACTGCCCCATCCATGTCATGGAGCAGGTCATTGACAAAATGAACATGAGTGAAATCACCATCTGCTACGGTCTGACCGAGGGTTCTCCGGTCTTGACCCAAACCCGGATACACGACGACATCCGGGTGCGGGTAGAGACCGTGGGAGGCGCTCTGCCTCACCTTGAAGTCAAGATCATTGATATTGACACCGGCGCAGGGCTGCCTCCGGGCAAACAAGGTGAAGTGTGCTGCAGGGGGTATAACGTCATGAAAGGATACTACAACAATCCCGAAGCCACATCCGAGGCCATCGACGCAGACGGCTGGCTGCATTCAGGCGATCTCGGGGTCATGGACGAAGCAGGTAACCTGTCCATCACAGGCCGACACAAAGACATGATCATCCGGGGTGGAGAAAATATCTATCCCAGGGAGATTGAAGAATTTTTATACCGCATGGATGAAATCCGGGACGTCCAGGTGGCTGCGGTTCCCAGCAAAAAATATGGTGAAGAGGTTGGTGCTTTTGTGATTCTGAAAGAGGGGGCAAACATTGAGCCCAACGACATCAGTGACTTCTGCCGGGGGAAAATCAGCCGGTACAAAATTCCCAGATATATTCATTTTATTGATCATTATCCCATGACGGCCTCGGGCAAAATTCAAAAATACAAATTGACGGAGATGTCGGAAGAAATTTGGCCGGAAAGACGATAG
- the hemA gene encoding glutamyl-tRNA reductase → MPKIILIGASHKTAPVELREKLAFSQEQIETALEFIKQDSGIREGLVFSTCNRLEFLYIPGNGALENKDRIDAVMQFISRLKQLPVSEFKSSLYIYRDDDAIRHLFCVAASLDSMVVGEPQILGQVKKAYKTAISAGTTGVLLNRMMHKSFSVAKRVRKHTGIGDNAVSISYAAIELAHKIFADLATKSVMLIGAGEMAELAVEHLMTHQVKNIVVVNRTFKNALELARKFNGQAVQYEERESALADVDIIISSTGATDYVLTRDQVKGIMKKRQNNTLFFIDIAVPRDIDPRINKISNAYVYDIDDLRNIVETNMSRREQETVRAQRFVEEALLAFRRWLDELAVVPTIKAINRKMTDIVNLECEKTLAGLPHLSKDDAESIRRMTRAIASRAIHDPILFLRNTGDHRDDSFYLNVARQLFNLDIPDHNF, encoded by the coding sequence ATGCCAAAGATAATTCTGATTGGTGCCAGTCATAAGACCGCGCCTGTGGAGCTCAGGGAAAAATTGGCTTTTTCCCAGGAACAGATTGAAACGGCCCTTGAATTTATAAAACAGGATTCGGGTATCAGGGAAGGCCTGGTTTTTTCCACTTGCAATCGTCTGGAATTTCTATATATACCGGGAAACGGGGCGTTGGAAAACAAAGATAGAATTGATGCCGTTATGCAATTTATCTCTAGACTGAAACAATTACCTGTTTCTGAATTCAAGTCATCCCTGTACATCTACAGGGATGACGATGCTATCCGTCATCTGTTTTGCGTGGCTGCAAGTCTTGATTCCATGGTGGTGGGGGAACCCCAGATTCTAGGACAGGTAAAAAAGGCCTATAAAACCGCCATAAGTGCCGGTACCACAGGGGTCTTGCTCAACCGCATGATGCACAAATCCTTTTCCGTAGCAAAACGGGTGAGAAAGCATACCGGCATTGGTGATAATGCTGTCTCTATTTCCTATGCCGCTATTGAGCTTGCCCATAAAATTTTTGCCGATCTTGCCACCAAAAGCGTCATGCTCATCGGGGCCGGAGAGATGGCGGAACTGGCTGTTGAACACCTTATGACCCACCAGGTAAAAAATATTGTGGTGGTCAACCGCACATTTAAAAACGCCTTGGAACTGGCCCGCAAGTTCAACGGTCAGGCTGTTCAGTATGAGGAACGGGAATCTGCACTGGCAGATGTGGATATCATTATCAGTTCCACCGGGGCCACGGATTATGTGTTAACCCGTGACCAAGTCAAGGGCATCATGAAAAAAAGACAAAACAACACCTTGTTTTTTATTGATATTGCGGTGCCTAGGGATATTGATCCCCGGATCAATAAAATATCCAATGCCTATGTTTATGATATTGACGATTTGAGAAATATTGTTGAAACAAATATGAGCCGGCGGGAACAGGAAACCGTAAGGGCGCAACGGTTTGTGGAGGAAGCCTTGCTGGCGTTCCGCCGGTGGTTGGATGAACTGGCTGTGGTGCCCACGATTAAGGCCATCAATCGCAAAATGACTGATATTGTGAATCTGGAATGCGAGAAAACCCTGGCCGGGCTGCCCCATCTGTCAAAGGATGATGCCGAATCCATCCGCAGGATGACAAGGGCTATTGCGTCCCGTGCCATCCATGATCCCATTTTATTCCTGCGTAACACCGGTGATCACCGGGACGATTCTTTCTATTTGAATGTGGCCCGGCAGCTGTTTAATCTGGACATTCCGGATCACAACTTTTGA
- a CDS encoding Hsp70 family protein, producing the protein MSPIFGIDFGTSNSALAASVDNQVQLLDIDPGSPLSNSLKSILYFIKEEGEHLSFVGYEGVKQYIDNGAEGRYMQSIKSFLSDISFQKTNVYGKNYTIEELIGFLLKTMKERGEKIIGRDVDTVVLGRPVIFSTDEERERTATQRLIKAAQLAGFKEISLQMEPVAAARAYENSLPPNREQIVLVGDFGAGSSDFTVLRVGNPPHAGNREQDILSVGGLYIGGDNFDSLIMRHKVAKHYGTDVKVKSMFSDNLTGLSPLVLSHLMQWHRIPWLRRPQTLGSIKELKVCAGLRDKRLLENLERLISDNYGYLLFRSIESAKCRLSDHDDATVIFKDYGIAIEELITRTAFEEMIQDLVAKIEACVTDTLANAGIGSEQINAVFLTGGSSYIPLIRAIFESRLGADKIKTSNAFTSVAYGLGLEASLIK; encoded by the coding sequence ATGTCCCCAATATTTGGTATTGATTTTGGCACCTCCAACTCTGCGTTGGCCGCAAGTGTTGACAACCAGGTACAACTTTTGGATATTGACCCGGGTAGCCCCCTTTCAAATTCTTTGAAATCCATTCTTTATTTTATAAAGGAAGAGGGAGAACATCTCTCCTTTGTGGGCTATGAAGGGGTCAAGCAATATATCGACAACGGCGCCGAAGGCCGGTACATGCAGTCGATAAAATCTTTCTTATCGGACATTTCCTTTCAAAAGACAAATGTCTACGGTAAAAATTACACCATAGAAGAGCTGATCGGTTTTCTTCTTAAGACCATGAAGGAGCGGGGGGAGAAAATTATTGGCCGGGATGTGGACACGGTTGTACTTGGTCGTCCGGTTATTTTCTCAACGGACGAAGAACGGGAACGCACCGCAACCCAGCGGCTGATAAAAGCAGCTCAACTTGCCGGATTCAAGGAAATTTCTCTGCAGATGGAGCCTGTGGCCGCTGCCCGGGCCTATGAGAACAGTCTGCCCCCAAATCGGGAGCAGATTGTGCTGGTGGGCGACTTTGGTGCGGGTAGTTCCGATTTCACCGTGCTCAGGGTGGGTAATCCGCCACACGCCGGGAACAGGGAGCAGGACATCCTTTCCGTTGGCGGGCTTTATATCGGCGGGGACAATTTTGATTCTCTGATCATGCGCCACAAGGTGGCAAAACACTATGGCACGGATGTTAAAGTCAAATCCATGTTCAGTGATAATCTGACAGGACTGTCTCCTTTGGTTTTGAGCCATCTGATGCAATGGCACCGAATTCCCTGGCTTCGGCGTCCCCAAACCCTTGGGAGTATAAAAGAACTTAAAGTCTGCGCAGGGCTCAGGGACAAGCGTTTGCTGGAAAATTTGGAACGGTTGATCAGCGATAACTATGGCTATTTGTTATTCCGGTCCATTGAATCAGCCAAGTGCCGCCTGTCCGACCATGACGACGCAACCGTAATTTTTAAGGATTACGGTATCGCCATCGAAGAGCTTATTACAAGAACGGCATTTGAAGAGATGATCCAGGATCTGGTTGCAAAAATAGAGGCTTGCGTGACGGATACCCTTGCCAATGCCGGAATCGGATCTGAACAGATCAATGCCGTGTTTTTGACCGGCGGTTCTTCCTATATCCCGCTGATCAGGGCCATCTTTGAGTCCCGGTTGGGTGCAGATAAGATCAAAACTTCCAACGCTTTTACCAGTGTGGCTTATGGGCTTGGCCTTGAAGCAAGCTTGATAAAATAA